The Sorghum bicolor cultivar BTx623 chromosome 6, Sorghum_bicolor_NCBIv3, whole genome shotgun sequence genome contains the following window.
GTAGGCATGTAATAATCACTTATTCCTGCACTTCTGTTTTGATATTTCAGGTTCAGATAAAATATATGGCCCGATTGATTTTGACACTAGAATGAAAATAGCCCTCGGCGCAGCAAGGGGACTAGCCTATCTGCATGAGGACGCCAACCCTCATGTCATTCACCGGGATTTCAAGGCTAGCAATGTTCTATTGGAAAACGATTTCACCCCCAAGGTTGCTGATTTTGGGCTGGCAAAGGAAGCGTCAGACGGGATGGATCATATTTCTACTCAGGTCATGGGGACTTTCGGGTAAGACCTCAACTAGTGTTAATCAACAAGTGACATCATACATTTCTTGTCTGCACTTTTGATGATGGCGAGCGCAATTACTCATGATACAGATTGTTTGAACAATTTAAACAATTAATGTAGTCCTATATATTATGGATCATTTGATTTATTTTCCCCAATGCTCTGCAGGTACGTTGCCCCAGAGTATGCGATGACAGGGCATCTGCTTGTCAAGAGCGACGTCTACAGCTACGGTGTGGTGCTCCTCGAGCTGCTGTCAGGCCGAAAACCCGTGGACATGACCCAGCCACCGGGGTCCGAGAACCTGGTCACCTGGGCGCGCCCGCTCCTCACCACCCGGGAAGGACTGCAGCGGCTGGTGGACCCGTCGCTCCCGGCTGGTTACGACTTCGAGAAGCTGGCCAAGGCGGCAGCCATCGCGTCCATGTGCGTGCACGTCGAGGCGTCGCACCGGCCGTTCATGGGCGAGGTCGTGCAGGCGCTGAAGCTGATCCACAGCGGCGGGGGCGGCGACGAGACCTGCAGCGGCTCCTTCGGGGGCGGCGCGACGGAGGAGTCCCCGTGGAACGACGTCAGCAGGAGCACGTGGAACGACGACGACCCGCCGGCCACCCCGGGCCCCGCGCTCCCCCTGGGCTACGGCTCGGACCCTGCCGGCGCCGACGAGCGGAGGCCACGGTCGGCGTCGAGCGCGGTGCTGGACAAGATCGAGTCCCTGGCGATGTACGACTGGTCGGGCCCGCTGCGCACCAAAGGGAAGCACAGCTTCTACAGGCTGAGGGGGAGCATGAGCGAGCACGGTCGCCCTTCGGACGACGGCAGCGTCGAAGGTTACTTGATGTAGCCGGCTAGCCGGCGGCCCGGCGACCACCGTCCGCAGCAGATTGCCGCGGCAGGCATGGCTCGCGTTTCTTGTCTCGGTCTAGAATTGTATAGCTGCTGCAGTTGACGAGATTTTGGTGGTGCCTGTTGCGAAGAACACATCGTTCTGGACATCTGACGTATTCGATGCATTTTGGCCCGGAGATGTTAAATTCTCAGGAATTTTTAACATATATAGGACGAGCGAAAAATCGAGGTTGTCAGAAATTGCGATCCTATACTGCTGACTAACACGGACAATTGCCGTGACCATGAGCACTACCATTCTGATTAGCACAGACAACTAGCGAAATGACACGATCGCCCAGTGCTAACTGGGCCCAGTTGACAGCACAGTGGGCCCCCCGAGGCAGACACCGAGCCCTCGAGCAGGCTAGCGCAATCATGTTTCGTGGGCTCGTGGCGCGCCTTCTCTCTACCCCCCACCACTCGAAGTCTCGAACAGACTGACTGGCTTCTTCCTTTTCCACGACCGGAAGCGACGGCGAAGTGAACACGACGGTCGACGGCAATCGCCGAGTCCTCATGGCCTCGACCAGTGCTCCCGCAGTCGCATGCCGCGTCGCGCCGGCGCGCGCAACGACCTCGGTTCTCCCCGCGCACTCGCTGCCGGGCTGCAGGGCTGCGGTGGTGTGGCGGTGCTGGGCCGCGAGGAGGGGGAGACGGAGGCGGTGGGCGGGGCTGCGGGCAAGGTGCCGCATAAGCTGCGAGGGGAGCCAGCCGTCAGCCGTGCAGCCAGATTCCGAGAGCTCTGGGGAGGGATTGGTGGCGGAGGAGGACGGGCCGCGGCGGCCGCCGTTCGACATCAACCTCGCCGTCGTGCTCGCCGGGTTCGCGTTTGAAGCCTACACCAGTCCGCCGGTGAGCACCTTGCTCCTCCCGTCACGACCTACTCGTCCCCATCCTCCTTGAACTGGACTAGTCCAAGCTGGTGGTGGAGGCAACCGCCATGGATTAGCTTACGTGGCACGATTGGTCATCGTATTTGACAGGCAGATGTGGGCTGGCGCGAAACTGATGCGGCTGACTGTCAGACAGTGTTCCTGTCCGAGTAAGTCCTAGGCCTACCCTTCCTTAAGAGAGCTTGGACCATTTATTGTGCCTATGGTGCTAATTGCTAAGCCGTTACTGTAAATGTTGTCAATGATGCATCGATGCCACAACTATTGCAGTGTGTTTCTTCGTGAAGTATACGATGGACAGCTAGTCGTCAGGCTGAAGAAAGGCATAAACCTTCCTGCAATGGATCCATGGGTACGATGCTGCATTACTGGTTATGCTGCTGAATCTGTATTGAGCTTCATTCTCTAGTTGACCAGTAAAAAGTTTTTACGTCTGCAATTATTAAGCGAAGTCCTATTTCCCCACTCTTTAGTGATTCCCTTAACTAATTATTTTGTTTCAGGGTACAAGTGATCCTTATGTAATTCTACAACTGAATGGCCAAACTGCAAAAAGCCAAATTAAATGGGCGTGAGTTACTTATTCCTTTTTATGTATGCTGGGGCTGGGATTGCTATAAATAAGAAGTTCCTTTCTATATGAATTAAAATAATTTATGCAGTATAAACTGAGCGCTTTATTTCATTCGCGATACTGTGTCAACTAGCGGATAATTTTCTTGAGAAAACTAGAAATATTTTCTTGAAAAAGCTTGAATTTTTTCTGGCCCTTTGCATTGATTTTATTAATTGTTCACTGTAGGACAAAGGATCCAACATGGAATGAGGATTTCACATTTAACATTAAAAAATCTCGAGAAAATCTTCTTCAGGTATGAATAAGTTATAATTTCATGGTCCTCTATTCTAGCCCCTTCTTTTCGTTTAAGGAAAGTTCTGGTTGGTTGTTCTACATTGTCTGTCTTGTTAAACACTTTCTTTTTTTCGTTTAAGGGAAGGCCAATTAATCTTCCTCTGTCTTGGCAAAGAAACTGCTGCATGCTATAAGTACCCAGGGCATGTAGTGATATTGGACTCGCTCCAGGTGTTATAAAATTGTTCTAGATGTTGGGTGGATCAACTCCAGTGAAGCTTAAACTGAATCTAAACTGAATCGGCAATATTTATGATTTTAACAAACATAAATGCATGTCTGTAACTTTCAGGATGGCAGAGTATGTggtcaagattatttatatttgtatttatatttatatttatataattgAAATAGATAAGAAATAGTAAGTGATAGTAATCAAACATAAGATTGTCTGCATCTTTTAATTTTGGTTTTAATCATCTACTTTGTTATATCTTGGTTCTACTATGAATGATTTCTGTGCCTTTTGGCATCTGCTGCCATGTTGCTGAATAGGTTGCAGCTTGGGATGCAAATCTTGTTACCCCACACAAACGCATGGGAAATGCTGGATTATACCTTGAATCACTTTGTGATGGTAATTCTCTATAATAATAAAGAAATCACAATAATCTCTCATGGTATTCCTTTTGTTAAAACCAGGTTTTCAGAACCTGTTCCTGGTCGGTGTCATGGGTGCTGGTTTCCTTATTCTCAGTGCTGGTCTGTACAGAGTCATGGTCAAAATCATGTTGAAACGGGATGTAATATTCTTATTGAGaagtttaaaaaaaatgaaaaaaaacttgTTGCCAACCCAAAAAATAATGGTAGGACACTGGCCTGTAGTTTCTATAATTGGTTTGTTCCATCCTATCAAGGGGTAGTTGCAGTGATCACCAGCCTAGAAGGTTATGGTCAGCCCAGGTTATGGTGCGACCTTATACGGTGAAGCCGTGGTTCAGGTGTTTTCTTGGTCAGTTTGACTAAGAACTTCTTCTTAGTAAAAACATAGAGCTTCTTCTTAGAGCAGTACCATGTGACAGTCTTCCCTCACCATCtgagtttttttaataaataaataaataaataaataaataaataaataaataaactattGGCCTGTGATAAGCTTGATTCAGTCCCAATTTAACTTGCCAATTCCACCAGTTTGAGAATATCAAGGATGCAACTCACACTCACCACTTGCATTGGGCTTGTTGTTTTATACTAGACAACCACTGTTGTTTTCTTATTGTAAAACACTGAAACTCCATAATCACATGTCTCTAAGCTGCATGTAATCTCACTGATATAAAGCACTATGCTGTTGAAATTGCTCTCCCAAGTTTATTCATCCCACTCAACATTATATCCGAAGATGCTCTACCAAGTTTTGCTTCAAGTAACCTTCACATTTATTACGCTAACAGCTAATACTATCTATTGATATCTGCAACCAGTAATAAGCTAAACCATTTTTATTagttcatcactaagtgatagtTGTATGAAAAGATCAATATATATGAAAAAACAACTGAGGCTATTATTTAAACTGGTAAATCTGCGTCAGTTATGGCTTTTTGGCCAAACTGAAAATGCATGTACAATGGTTTTGTACTTAGTCGTGTGTGTTTTGCGCCTGGTTTCCACTAAAAAAAAACTGGGCCTGcaattgtttttattttttctccTAATAAAACTTGCAGCAAAACTTTTGCTGCCCTCTTGGAAAACATATGTCCATTGGTctttttcttgtgtcatgcttcATTTTTCATTTAATATTCACGTGAAAAGTTGATTACAGAGCAATCAAGCAATATCTTCCCCTCGAATCTAATATGGATGCATTTGTATCTTGCTCTTGGCAAAAGCTTATAACGCCATTGCTGTTTGCAGGTAACAATCATGGTGTTTCTGTTGAATTAGAAGGCCTTGGTGGTGGTGGAACTATTGAGATAGAGGTACGATCCTTAACATTTTGTTTTCCTGACCATTGAATGCGAAGGTGCATCCTCTAACAGATCCTTGCCTTTCAGGTGAGTGAAATCAGCAAAATCCTTCTGTAGATTCTTATAGAAGCAATAGCAGTAGAATATTTTTCATATTAGTAAGCCTTTTGGACATGAACTAGCAGAGCGGCCTTTTAACTAGCCATGAGTACAGTGGTAATTTGACTCACATGTAAGAATATCTAGTATTAAAGCCACATTGGTAAAGCATAGGCTGTATTTACTGTGCACTGCATTTTTTCTCGTTGCACAAACAAGTATAGAGGTATATGAATACTCTAGCTGCATGATTCTCCGATAGTGATATTTTAGTTGTTCCATTATGTCCAAGGCTTGTAATTGTTCCATTCTAATTAGTGAACTATGCCAGGTCAAATACAAGAGTTACGAGGATATCGAGCGTGAAAAACAATGGTGGAGAATACCTTTTGTGTCTGACTTTCTTGTGAAGAGCAGCCTGGGATCTGCTCTTAGAATGGTTCTTGGATCTGAAAGTATAAATGCAAGTCAGTTTGTGAAGTCTGCATTTGGGCAACTAAATTCTTTCACTTACACCTACCTTCCAAAGCCATCATCATTGGAAAGTGGAGCTGAGGTTTCTAAAAATGATGAAGAATCCTCAGATGGCCCAACCAATTCAAATGAGCTTCAACAGCAGAATATTGATTCTGAAGACATTTCAGCAGATTCTCATTCTCATAGTGAAGCTCGATCTCCTGCTGCAACTGTTAACAGTGAAGGAGATGCATCATCCGATATGAAGGAATCGGATGAATACTTTTGGAGAGCTCTGAACAATGTACTCAACCAAAATGTACTACAGAACTTTGGGTTTTCTCTTCCAGAGGTCAAGCAATTGGACGGATTTGACCTATTAAGTTCACTTGGTCTGAAATCACGTGAAATTGCTGAACAGGAATATTTAGAATCTGGACTTGCAATGGCAGATACTTCAACAAGTGATGGCAGTGAAACAACTCCTGAAAACACAGTTGGTGTTGAGAATGAAAATGGAACATTGACAACCAAAGAGGAGGTGCAATCTTCCTTTCCAGACATAAATAAAGTATCTCGGGATGTATTATCTCAAACAGAAAATATACTCGGAGCTCTGATGATactttctaaaaacctctcacCACATGATCAGTCAGTAACGACAACTGAAACAAATGGCAAAGATGATATGATTAGAGAGCAGCAAGGTGCTTCTGCTGCAGATTCTGTTCAAAAGGATGATACTGTGGCATCTACCATACTGTCCATTGATGCACAGAAAGCAGAGGATATGCGGAGCCTGTTTGCAAGTGCAGAGACTGCCatggaggcatgggctatgcttGCCACTTCACTGGGACGTAACAGTTTCATCAAATCGGACTTTGAAAAAATATGTTTTCTTGACAATGTTTCAACAGACACACAAGTGAGTTTTGTTGCGATATGCCGATATCAATGAGTTTCCTGTCTCCTTTGTTTTGATAGATTATATTAACAATAACATGTAGGTTGCCATATGGCGTGATTCTTCTCGAAGAAGGTTGGTTGTTGCCTTTCGAGGAACTGAACAAGTATGCATTAACATGAAAATCTTATGTTCTATTATTAATGGCAAATTCACTTTATAATTTGGCACATATGCAACCTTATTCACTTCGCTTTGCATTGGTTTCTACATGTCAACCTAGTCAAGGTGGAAGGATTTGCGAACTGACTTAATGCTTGTACCTGCTGGGTAAGATTGAAGAAAGAAATTGTAGCTATTGTAGTCGtaattttcttttttgttattTTATGTTCCTTTCTCACACCATGTCTTGAACCTGATTACAGACTAAACCCTGAGAGGCTGGGTGGTGACTTCAAACAAGAAGTTCAAGTTAGTTGTCTACACTCTTTTATGTGTCTGTTCTCATATTCTGCTACCTGACATGTTGTCACACCATGTTTTAGGTTCACAGTGGATTCTTAGGTGCATATGACTCTGTTAGGAACAGGATCATGACACTCATCAAATATGCCGTTGGATTCCTGTAAGTATTTTGCAGTGAAATAGGTGACTTTCTTTCTAAATAAGTTCAATATGAAGCAGGAAACTTTCAATGTTCCATAGCATGTTGTCATTGCTGTTCACATGGAATTTTGACAATATATCTCAGAAAACTATTGCTGAAAAGAACAATATTTGGATTTAAATCTTGATTTTTATGTGTTTATTGTATATATAGCTTCACCAAGTAACTATCTCAAACTTTATTCACAAAGCATCTAATTATTCCACTGCAGGGATGAAGAAGATGCAGGAACCATACCTAGTTGGCATGTTTATGTGACTGGACACAGTTTAGGTGGAGCACTAGCAACCCTTCTTGCTCTTGAACTCTCATCAAGTCAAATGGCCAAGTAAGTTTGAACCTTCACTTGATCTAAATCTGCGATCTTCTCATTTCAGTTACCATATGACATCATTTGATTCCGAGTTTGTGGAAACATGTAAAAGTCAAACATTTAACACGTAGGAAACCCAAAGTCCCAAACAAGATCAGATTAACTTGGATGGCTCCTTATTAATTGCTCTTTTTTTTCGAACAATACAAGAGAACTAcatgtcatttcattaagaagaaaTATAGTACAAGGAGAGATCAAAAGGCCTCTCCAAAACACAACCCCTTACATTACATTAGCATCTATTACAAGACTGAAACAAGAAACGACCTCGACCAAAGCATCTCCTCAAGACAGAAGGCCTGGGGTGAACAGCCTAGATAGGAGTTCGCTGAGAGCCGAGGCTCTGACAGAGCACCAAAGAACACACTCCTCTCCTACTTTGTGCAGCACTGCCTGAAAGTGGGAGAGGCTACCAGAATGATCAAAGTTCACAGGCTACCAGAATGATCAACGTGTTGAGTCCTTTTCTCAAATCTTTATGTAGGCCCTTCATGACATTGCACCACCAACTAGAGAACCGAGAGACAGAAGGTCGAGGTGCTCGAGCAATTAGACCCAGCCTCTGGAAAATGACCGCCCAAACCTGCCTGGAAAGAACACAAGAGACAACTTATTAACTGCTATGCCCCTGCACTACAGAGTGTTTGTCTTAGTAATGAAGAAAAACTTGTCAGGATACCTGTTATTCTAATAAAAGTGAAGGCCGAACTGGCCAACTGTATTAGATTAATTGAGATGATTACAGGGggatacacacatatatatagcagAGTACATGAGCCTGAGGAGGCCAACAGCCAGCCCAATAGGGAAGGCGCAAGCTAATTctaacacccccccccccccccccccccccccgcgcagTCAGAACGGTAGCTGGCCGGACGTTCAGACTGGAGCGAAAATCAGTGAAGACGGATGAAGGAAGACCCTTGGTGAAGACGTCAGCAAATTGGGATGTGGTGGGGACATGGAGGACCCAAACAGCCCCAATGGCAACGCGTTCCCGTACGAAGTGGAGATCGATCTCCACGTGTTTGGTACGCTGGTGTTGTACggggttggtggagaggtagACGGCGCTGACATTGTCGCAATAGACGAGGCAGGCTGATGACATGGGGTGATGAAGTTTCTGGAGGAGTTGATGTAGCCAGGTAGCTTCAGCAACGCCATTTGCAACTGCACGATATTCAGCCTCCGCACTGGAGCGGGAGACGGTGGGCTGCCGCTTGGATGACCAGGAGACGAGGCTGCTGCCGAGGAAGACTGCA
Protein-coding sequences here:
- the LOC8075917 gene encoding uncharacterized protein LOC8075917 isoform X1; amino-acid sequence: MASTSAPAVACRVAPARATTSVLPAHSLPGCRAAVVWRCWAARRGRRRRWAGLRARCRISCEGSQPSAVQPDSESSGEGLVAEEDGPRRPPFDINLAVVLAGFAFEAYTSPPADVGWRETDAADCQTVFLSDVFLREVYDGQLVVRLKKGINLPAMDPWGTSDPYVILQLNGQTAKSQIKWATKDPTWNEDFTFNIKKSRENLLQVAAWDANLVTPHKRMGNAGLYLESLCDGNNHGVSVELEGLGGGGTIEIEVKYKSYEDIEREKQWWRIPFVSDFLVKSSLGSALRMVLGSESINASQFVKSAFGQLNSFTYTYLPKPSSLESGAEVSKNDEESSDGPTNSNELQQQNIDSEDISADSHSHSEARSPAATVNSEGDASSDMKESDEYFWRALNNVLNQNVLQNFGFSLPEVKQLDGFDLLSSLGLKSREIAEQEYLESGLAMADTSTSDGSETTPENTVGVENENGTLTTKEEVQSSFPDINKVSRDVLSQTENILGALMILSKNLSPHDQSVTTTETNGKDDMIREQQGASAADSVQKDDTVASTILSIDAQKAEDMRSLFASAETAMEAWAMLATSLGRNSFIKSDFEKICFLDNVSTDTQVAIWRDSSRRRLVVAFRGTEQSRWKDLRTDLMLVPAGLNPERLGGDFKQEVQVHSGFLGAYDSVRNRIMTLIKYAVGFLDEEDAGTIPSWHVYVTGHSLGGALATLLALELSSSQMAKNGVIFVTMYNFGSPRVGNRRFAEVYNAKVKDSWRIVNHRDIIPTVPRLMGYCHVEAPVYLKFGDAKDSPVNNNILDDEDQGDVIGEYTPDVLVTEFMKGEKQLVEKLLQTEINLLRSIRDGSALMQHMEDFYYVTLLENVKSRYQVVDGANDEYRQLTA
- the LOC8075917 gene encoding uncharacterized protein LOC8075917 isoform X2 is translated as MASTSAPAVACRVAPARATTSVLPAHSLPGCRAAVVWRCWAARRGRRRRWAGLRARCRISCEGSQPSAVQPDSESSGEGLVAEEDGPRRPPFDINLAVVLAGFAFEAYTSPPADVGWRETDAADCQTVFLSDVFLREVYDGQLVVRLKKGINLPAMDPWGTSDPYVILQLNGQTAKSQIKWATKDPTWNEDFTFNIKKSRENLLQVAAWDANLVTPHKRMGNAGLYLESLCDGNNHGVSVELEGLGGGGTIEIEVKYKSYEDIEREKQWWRIPFVSDFLVKSSLGSALRMVLGSESINASQFVKSAFGQLNSFTYTYLPKPSSLESGAEVSKNDEESSDGPTNSNELQQQNIDSEDISADSHSHSEARSPAATVNSEGDASSDMKESDEYFWRALNNVLNQNVLQNFGFSLPEVKQLDGFDLLSSLGLKSREIAEQEYLESGLAMADTSTSDGSETTPENTVGVENENGTLTTKEEVQSSFPDINKVSRDVLSQTENILGALMILSKNLSPHDQSVTTTETNGKDDMIREQQGASAADSVQKDDTVASTILSIDAQKAEDMRSLFASAETAMEAWAMLATSLGRNSFIKSDFEKICFLDNVSTDTQVAIWRDSSRRRLVVAFRGTEQSRWKDLRTDLMLVPAGLNPERLGGDFKQEVQVHSGFLGAYDSVRNRIMTLIKYAVGFLDEEDAGTIPSWHVYVTGHSLGGALATLLALELSSSQMAKNGVIFVTMYNFGSPRVGNRRFAEVYNAVKPIY